Proteins encoded in a region of the Cardiocondyla obscurior isolate alpha-2009 linkage group LG18, Cobs3.1, whole genome shotgun sequence genome:
- the LOC139109558 gene encoding phospholipase DDHD1 — protein MSSNLCEVDPFSETPMEMPIDEEVSCEGDDQAVVEEGPKNDVDINIASEAAEPLTPEEIRWFYKDGVDKRWNEFCGYDSLRIEGIYRERQSRLISESNDGTNGLPPVEKIVVRGGMYDVEIDNMKCVSIYWPGEEWEIMRGTWYYDGSWIPLEIEHSKVIEEVHLKLFQKESNNQSITTCETNAQSYKVLHTEQFPEFHVDWHSVNDVTLYSEYTPTKLMRSVTSKLGFAKTTGYRLKRGYKTHASMEDKPRDIDHLVFVVHGIGQKRDTGKIIRNTTCFRDCVDWLKQKYFPNSKHRVEFFPVEWRSSLKLDGDIVDAITPYSVLSIRHLLNTSAMDILYYTSPLYGAEVRAGLQKELNRLYFMFASRHPGWQGKVSVLAHSLGCVIVYDIVTGWIGPDMRLPCPQAQEVLLQGLQFPIENLFCLGSPLSVFLALRTRAPSNRLDVMPQSLCKRFYNIFHWSDPVAYRMEPLLERGYSKIEPVLIPLYGGVDGQQIPQSPSSLNNVPDPTLPSTENDDKDDSPVDSPPNRAEKGWSLWDLVRGGWNVREGPSSPTPDSNPPIRPGQELAQRLDYVLRAGGLGRNYLYTVTAHTAYWNNYDVAYFVLTRLFPTLEA, from the exons ATGTCCAGTAATCTCTGCGAGGTCGACCCGTTCAGTGAGACGCCGATGGAGATGCCTATAGACGAGGAAGTGTCTTGCGAAG GTGATGACCAAGCGGTAGTGGAAGAAGGTCCAAAGAACGAtgtagatattaatattgcaagcGAGGCTGCCGAGCCTTTAACCCCGGAGGAAATACGGTGGTTTTACAAGGACGGCGTTGACAAGAGGTGGAACGAGTTTTGCGGGTACGACAGTTTAAGAATCGAGGGAATTTATCGGGAGCGTCAGAGTCGTTTAATTAGCGAAAGTAATGACGGAACGAACGGTTTGCCGCCCGTCGAAAAAATCGTAGTCAGAGGTGGCATGTACGATGTCGAAATTGATAATATGAAATGCGTTTCGATATACTGGCCag gtgAGGAATGGGAAATTATGCGAGGTACGTGGTATTATGATGGTAGTTGGATACCATTGGAAATAGAACATTCCAAAGTGATAGAAGAGGTACATCTTAAATTATTCCAAAAAGAAAGCAACAATCAAAGTATTACTACATGCGAAACGAATGCTCAATCCTACAAAG TATTACATACCGAGCAGTTTCCCGAATTTCACGTTGATTGGCATTCGGTCAATGATGTAACATTATACAGCGAATATACTCCTACTAAATTGATGCGAAGCGTTACATCAAAATTGGGTTTTGCtaaaa CAACAGGCTATCGATTGAAAAGGGGATATAAAACGCATGCGAGTATGGAGGATAAGCCACGTGATATCGATCACTTAGTATTTGTTGTTCACGGAATAGGCCAGAAGCGAGATACTGGGAAGATTATACGTAACACCACATG ttTCAGAGATTGCGTAGACTGGCTTAAACAAAAATACTTTCCAAATTCTAAGCACAGAGTAGAATTCTTTCCAGTTGAATGGCGATCGTCTTTGAAATTAGATGGAG atatagTAGATGCAATTACGCCTTATAGTGTATTAAGCATACGTCACCTGCTAAATACATCGGCAATggatattttgtattatacaaGTCCACTGTATGGTGCGGAAGTCCGAGCTGGCTTGCAAAAGGAGTTGAATAGATTGTATTTTATGTTCGCGAGTCGGCATCCCGGTTGGCAAGGAAAGGTCTCAGTTTTAGCACATTCCCTCGGATGCGTGATCGTATACGATATAGTTACAGGTTGGATTGGACCTGACATGCGGCTTCCTTGCCCACAGGCGCAAGAAGTTTTATTGCAAGGATTGCAATTTCCT ATTGAGAACTTATTTTGTTTGGGTTCGCCGTTATCTGTGTTCCTAGCGCTGCGTACACGTGCTCCATCTAATAGACTGGACGTGATGCCGCAAAGTTTATGCAAGAGattctataatatatttcactgGTCCGATCCCGTGGCATATAGAATGGAACCGCTTCTGGAAAGAGGCTATAGTAAAATTGAGCCGGTTTTGATACCACTGTACGGAGGAGTTGACGGTCAACAGATACCACAGTCACCGTCGTCGTTGAATAACGTTCCGGATCCGACTCTACCGTCTAcag AAAATGATGATAAAGATGACAGTCCTGTGGATAGTCCACCTAATCGTGCAGAGAAGGGTTGGAGTCTTTGGGATTTAGTGCGAGGTGGTTGGAACGTCAGGGAAGGTCCGTCTTCACCAACACCAGATTCAAATCCACCAATCCGTCCAGGTCAAG AATTAGCTCAACGATTGGATTATGTGCTACGTGCAGGTGGCTTAGGAAGGAATTATTTATACACTGTAACAGCACATACGGCATATTGGAATAACTACGATGTGGCCTATTTCGTATTAACGAGACTTTTCCCGACGTTAGAAGCATGA